Part of the Spinacia oleracea cultivar Varoflay chromosome 5, BTI_SOV_V1, whole genome shotgun sequence genome, GATTTTAAAAAGTATTTGGGTGAGTTCTTTCACATGAAGGATCTGGGTGTCTTGAAATATTTCCTTGGCATTGAGGTCGCACGTAGCCCCGAGGGACTCTTCTTGTGTCAGAGGAAATACACACTTGACATTATTGCAGAGGCCGGAATGCTAGGAGCACGGCCAGCAGATTCCCCTATTGAACAAAATCATACACTTGCCTTGGCCAGTGGGGCTCTCATTGATGATCCCGAGATGTATCGTCGCCTTGTTGGCCGCCTCATCTACTTGTCCTTTACCCGACCAGACCTGGCCTATACAGTGCATATATTGGCTCAATTCATGCAACATCCTCGACAGGAACACTGGGATGCTGCGGTTCGCACGGTTCGGTATCTTAAGGGCTGCCCGGGTCAAGGAATCCTTCTTAGGGAGGATTGTGATCTACAACTGACAGGTTGGTGTGACTCAGATTGGGCTACTTGTCCATTGACTCGACGGTCGATCACGGgttggttgatttttttggGGTGCTCTCCTATTTCTTGGAAAACGAAGAAACAACAAACGGTGTCTCGTTCCTCAGCGGAAGCTGAATACCGCTCCATGGCGGCGGTTACCACCGAGCTCAAGTGGCTTAAGGCGCTCTTGGGATGTTTGGGGGTGGCCCACCCTCGCGCTATGAAGTTGTTCTGTGATAGTCAGTCGGCATTGCACATTGCCCATAATCCGGTTTTCCATGAGCGCACGAAACATATCGAGGTTGATTGTCATTATGTAAGGGACGCGATCCAAGATGGTATCATTAGTACGTCTCATGTACGGACGGACGAGCAACTCGCAGATATCTTCACTAAGGCTTTGGGCAAACGACAGTTTCACTACTTACTCGACAAGTTGGGCATTTACGATGTGcatgctccaacttgaggggggGTGTTAAGCATATTAGCCCACTTGGTGTATTCAGGCCCGTATAGTCTTGGGCCTAAGTTATTAGCTCGTATATTTGTAGCTTGTATAAAAACAGAACTGAATGACAAATACAGCTAAGGAAAAATTGATTCCTAACAGTACTGGTATGGGCATGGTGGTCAGGGACTTTGAGGGAGATGTGATGATGTCTGCAGCGATGATAATAGACTCTCAAAGGCCTGCTCTCCTTGCTGAAACAGAAGTAATGATTTTTGGGCTCAAGTATGCGTACGAGGCAGGGTTACGGACAGTAGAAATGGAGACAGATTGTCTGCACCTGGTGGAGCTGCTGCAAGCTACAGAAAGGGAGAGGTCAAGCGTTCAAGTGCTTGTGGATGATATGCTGTCAAGAGCAAATTTATTTACTTAAGACACAAGTGGACAGGATCCTGATTAACACTAAGAGACACATCTCAGTACTCTAAGTTAAGAACAAAGTTGAAAACCTACTCTATACAGTATACACGCAGAATATAAGGAACTTCCAGGTTTGGATTAGCAACACCAATTAACAGTTTTGTATGCACCATTAACTTGTATTTCTAGGCTTATTGACTGACACAAAATCGATTTAAGGGTTGACAAAGAACGTTCTTCAGAGTAAATTCAGTGAACAAGAGGCTGAGCAGCAGGTTTgattaaatttatattttttatcaATCATCTTTtcagaaagaaaaaaaggaatATGAATATACTTACTTCAAGATGATGATTTGTCACTTTCAGCATCATTAGTGTCAGATAAATCCTTCCCACAAGCTTTTAGAATCTTCATGAGTCGTTTCTCCCAAAGTTTGTTGTTTTCAGAATTTTTTTGATCTACCTCATTCCTAATCACCTCAGCCTCTTTTTTAGCATCTAGAACTTCTTCCTCAGCAATCTTTTTAACTTTATTAACCTCTTGAGCAAGATCTAATCGGGAAGGCTTCACTTGAAAATGCTTTGTAAAACTTCTACCAGGTCCATTGGCACGCAAATATCCATGCATATCTTTGCCGAGCACCTATTGGAAAATCTGTTCATCTGTTTTCTTATGAATTCCTTGTTCTCTTTGCTCCTTTAATTTCGTTAGTTCATCCTACATGCAAATAAAGATGAGTTGGGTAATTTAATAGTGTAAGCAACACTAGGATAAGTTCTCAAGAAGTTATAAACTTACTACTGCATGCACGTTATTGGCTAAGGTCGCAACATTTACTCGCttctttgattttgattttctcTTACGAGACTCTACCATCACATCAAGACGTGTACATTTCCCATCATTTTGTTCCATCTATGATAACAGCTTTGTAAAAgtaatttatttaaaaacaattaatattcaaatatattatatatattcaCTTACAATGTCTTGTTTAAGGCGAGCAAAACTTTGAGTGCCATTGTAGTGAGGCATCTTTTGAAAGGACCTGCTTTTTTTTGCCTTTTCACTCTTCTCCTGAAAgtaacaaaacttattttgaaTTCCGATCAGGGATTTGTGAAACTTTGGAAAGTAATCTACTAATGACATGCTAGGTATACGATGCATGGCTCACAGATTTGAGCTTGAAAAACATTTATTAATAGCCAAAAAAAAATACCTGAAACTTAGAATCGCTCCAAAGCTCAATTAAGTATTTCCAATCCACTTTTGTCATGTTTGGAGGCTTATTTTTCAAGCGCTCCTCTTTCGTTTTCAAAGTTGGATCGTTGAAGAACTTCCTCTTCCATTTGTGCCTGCTATCCCTAAATAACCTTCTTGCATGTTTCATGACATTTTCCTTCCTAAACTCGGGATCATCAAATGAGCATTTCTCCTAAATTTTACAAAAACGCATCAATCAAAGATTATAAGTCGACAGCATAAGAAAAATGAATATACGCAAGCACATTATAACTATATTACCAGGATACAAGTCCACAAATGATCTAGCGTTTCAAGTTTAAAGTCTTCCCAAAGTTTGACTTGTACGTGACAAACTGAATGGTTTTGTACTTGTTGACCCAAGTAGAAAGAAAATAATGAAGATTCAGGACCAATTGAATTTCCGTCCTCATCAAACTCCACATTGATTTTTTTCCCAGGGGGTAACAATGTAAGCTTTCTGCAATAAAATGTCCCCCTTGATTTCTTCGATTTTGTAACAGTTTCTGGACAAAGGGAAAAACAAATTATGCAAAGAAAATATCAGATTATAATATCAAATTATCAGGTTGCATGTCATACACATATGTGATTCAATAGATGTATAATATGTGACAAAGAGACTGAGATTACAAGTGCATTAGCAAGGAAGATATTACAAGTTTCTGTATTCTGAAGAGATGGATTACTGAATGACAAAAAAGTTGGACGTATGTGGACTTCTGCTGATTTCATCTGTTGCTAACGAATTGCAGACATCGAATGAATGATCATGAAAAGCAGTTGTTAATGATGTGATTATGTAATTGAGGGGTCTAGTTCATAATTTAGTTAAAGTATCCTGTTTGTTATGTAGAGAATATATGATCAACTACTATGACAATATAGAGATATAACTTGTATGTAACCTGTTTGTTATGTAGCAAATATTTGGTCAAGTAATATGTTTATGTTACGATCAACTCTCTTCTTCACTTCATATTTTCATTCCAAGCCAATTCTCAATAACAGACTCCAAACCACTAGCTAAACCATGTTCGACGTCTGCAATTCGCTAGCAACAGATGAAATCAGCAGAAGTCCACACTTTAAGCTCTCTTGTAGAATGAATGATCATGAAAAGCAACTGTTAATGATGTGATTTTGTAATTGAGGGGTCTAGTTCCTCCTTTAGAAGGTGGGTTTGGTCTGCGGTTACATCATTTGTTTAGTGTGATTTATAGTTTTGTGGCTTTGTTGTTGTACGGTTTCCTTACTTTTGGCAATAAAATAAAACTGGTAATATTGGGGAATCTGAGTCTCGTGAACCAATGAAACAGGGGCACTTGTTTTTCCTCATAATCAACAGGCCTCGGTTCTTATAGGAACTATAATACTTGAGCAATTAAGAAGAATATCGCTAGACTAGAGAAATCTGAAGTTGGCCAGCCAATTTTAACTACGGTGAGGAGGTGTTGAGGGTTACTCCTCTATGGATAAGAGTTCCAAACTAAGTGTGTCTTTTGCCAGATGGATATCATTCTTCACTCTTGAACCAAACTATTATAGTATTGAAAAAACTTTGCAAACAAGTTTTATAGGCCTTCTAGGTTAACCGTCTATTGTACAGTCAGGAAGCAGATTTTAAATTAACTGTATCAGATGATAAAACATATCTGTCACAGAAACTCCAGATATTCCAGGCAGATCAATAAGAACACGGTACTGTACGCATTCCCCACAAATGGAAATAGGTAAAGAACACACCATAAGTAATCTCACCATTCTAAATGTTCTAAATCCCTTACAGCCTTCTACTACAGGTATAATTCAGTAGTACATAGAATCAGAGATGATAATAACAATTGAAACAACAAAAGAGAATATAGTGTCATTCTACAAACAAACAACGCCCTCCTCCTCATCAACCCCTTAAATACATCCTAACATGTATAAGTAATGTATATTGCCGTATGCAGAAGACAAATTAGTTTATGTGATGGTTATATTTGACTAAAAGAGCTAGAACCTCCTAGAGAAAACTAGAAGAAAAGCAAATCCTATGCAATGTACCAAACAATCCCTTGCCCACATTCCAAAACAGTCAACATGTCAAGATATATCGACAAATTGAAGCTGAAGGATAATTGAACACCCTTGCCATATGCCATTTGACTCATTTCAAGATATAAATTTATCCCATTTAATCATCACAGAGAAGAACATCTCAAACTGCTGTAGAAAGTACTTAGTTAAGTGGTTGGGTTAACACTTTGAGAAGTAACTAACAGAGCAACATATATTCATGACATCTTCTAAATTGTGTGAGCAAAGTTGGAAACTTCCATGAATCCACTACATGCtgcaaaacaaaataaagagCCTCGTAGCACGCAAGCGACAGATTGAGAGGCTTAGAGGTGGGAAACGCAGCAGATGATTGAGAGGCTTAGAGGTGGGCAGAGGAAGCAGATAGCATTATAAAACAGTTTATACCTGGATAGAATATCATTTCAAACATTCGCAATGTAATAGTTAAAATGACACCAAAGCATCAGCCATTCagacacataatttgaattcaTATAGGGTCTAATTGTCAGTCCTTAGCTCAACAAGGTTCATAGTTATTGGAGAAATGAAGGGCATAAGATACAAATATTTCAAGCTATTTGCAAGACCATTTCTATTAGAATAAGAAACGAAAGGCATACCAGGATTATCAAGATCAACATCCATATTCACAAGGGCACCTTCTATTTCATCAAGGGGTGCATCATCCGGTCCATCTCTTCCAGTCAGTCCATCTTGATCAAAGTTGTCCTCCATAACATCTTCAATCATCTCCTCTTCTGGTTTGCAAATTAAATTAAGAAGTCACATGAAAGTACATGTAACACATCAAAATATTACTTACATAACTCTTGTTCAGTTGCAAAAGCATAATACGTTTACATCTTTCCAATTCCATATCTTGATTATTCCTGGTATGACGCTCAGCATTCAGATCATGTGCATCTACATCATAAAGTcaaaaaacaaacattttttagtTTATAAAAATGTACAAAACAAAGAAGAAGTTGGGCCCTTTCAACGTCTCAAGTGTTAGGGGGAGGGAGAGGGGAGGCAATAGGAAACTTTCCAGCTAAACCAAAGTGACAAGATTTACTGTGAGGGTAAACCAAAATATCACAAGCAGATCGAGAAGctttttgaagtttgaaacTGAGTAAGCTCAGGGAGGGCCTCTTCTTTCTACTTTCCCATTAAAGGATTTACTATCTCGCCATTTATGACCAGTAGGCAAAAAGTGATGATAATCCATGTAACAAAATTTTCCATAGTTAGGTAGCCAAGTAGAAGGAGTTTCACTCATGCAACGAGGGCATGCTTTATACCGCTTGGTAGAACATCCTGACAAATTTGCATAAGCGGGAAAGTCATTAATGGTCCATAATAATGCAGCTCGCATCTGAAAATATTCATGTTTGGAAGCATTATAAGTCTTGGCCCCAGATTCCCACAGCTCCTTTAATTCTTCAACTTACGGTTGCAAGTATACATCAATGTTATTTCCCGACCCACTTTTCCCAGGAATTAACAAATATAGTATGGTGTAAGGTTGCTTCATACACATCCATGGAGGAAGGTTATAAACATCAAGTACAACTGGCCATATACTATAGTCATTACTAAGCCCTCCAAATGGTTTGAACCCGTCACTTGCTAAACCTAACCTAATATTTCGAGTTTCTAAAGCAAAGGACTGATGTTTCTCATCAAAATGCTTCCATGCTTTGCCGTCCGCTGGATGTGTAAGGACTCCTGGCTCTTCTTCTCTACTTTCAGCATGCCACCTCATGTCACTTGCGGTTTTTGATGACATAAACAACCTTTGCAaccttggttttagtgggaaaTAGCGCAACACTTTTGGTGATTTTCGATCACGCTTTCTATCACATATTGTGCACTTTTCGAGTTTTGCATTCTCTTTCCAAAAAAGCATGCAATCATTTTTACATGCTTCtattttctcataatcaaacccaaAATCAGTAATCATCTTTCGTGCTTCACAATAATTCGATGGAACATCTGCACCATCTGGTAAAACATCCTTGTACATTTTAAGGTTATTATTGAAGGCTTTATTAGTCATTCCGTCCATACATTTGATTTGGAACAACTTTTAAATGAATGACAACTTTGAGTATTTCTCACACCCAGGGTAAAGAGTTTGTTCAGCATCTTTCATTAAATTGTCGAACATTTTGGCCTCCTTGGAACCCTTAGCGTATTCATGAACATTTTGCTCAAGATTAACTTGTTCGTCATCAAAACCATCAGCTTGCTCATCATCAAACTCCTCATTTACACAGTCATTAAAGAAAGCTGGCccacttctatcgtagatcaTTCTCATTATATCATCACTATTACCATCTCCCAAATctgctctttttcttttttgtgggGGTTTAAATTCTCCTTGATAAACCCACCGAACATATCCTCGCACAATTCCATTTAGTAACAGATCATTGAAAATTTCGTCCTTCGTCTTATGTCTACTATTGTTACACCGGTTACATGGGCAAGGAACTTTAATTTCATCTTCTCCTATGTCACTAATATTAGCCAAATCACCAAAAGCAAAATCAAGAAACTCATTCACTTTGTTTATATATAAGGAATTCATCCTATCTTCACATTCCATCCACTCTAACCTCTTCTTTAACATATCTGAGCTATCCATGTGTTTTAGAAGATTTAAAACTACAAAAAAGTACGAAAAAATATTCACAGAATTAAGTTATACACATAAAATCAATTTTATTACCAAATACGCTTGTAGCATGTCATTCAGTTAATAGTCGAAATCTCGAGTGAATatcaattctaaaataaataaaacgaatACAGACAAATCTTATATAATAATAAGCAtatcatataataataaataaatctcCAGAATTCAATTAATCTCCAgattttaaacaaatatccagcAACAAAATTCAgttaatataaataaaatcaaataaaaaataaacattatgtTCAAACTTATGTCATCCAAAACAGAAAAAAGAGCCAAATCGTCCaaattacaaaaattacgcAATAAAACATAGAATTGGGAAAATAATGATGAACATTACTTTCTTCTCTGATTACCTCCCTAAGAAACTGCAACAGGAAACTATAGATCACCTCCTTGTTCTCCCTTGTCCTCTGCCTCTGCTTTCAAAGCCTATAAGAGCACCCAACTGGCCATTACGCTTATTGAAAATTTCAAACATATAAACTACCGCCAAAAGAGTTAATCATGTACTTAATTAAGAATACTGATTCTCAAGATGATGAATCGTTCTCTATTTCTAATCCATTAACAATATTCCACAAAATTTTAACATCCAATAGAAGCAATTCAGTCAAATTTCATCATCAGAAAATTTCGATTATCATCAGCAATAcaaattttgattaattaataataaccaAATCCATCAAACAAAGATGAAAGTATACGAAAATTTCAGAATTAAAATTAAAGAATTAGCGCGATGAAAGTTTCAGAATTAGCGCGAGTTGAGATTTGAGATGAAagtttcagttgattaaataataataaccaAATCCATCAAACAAAATATGGCGATAGCTTCCCGATAGATTTCAGAATTAAAATTTCATCTTTCTATACGAAAACAGGAAATCAATCGCAAAATTAAAATATGGCGTACCTACGTAGGATTTTTCACTCTTCGTCGTTCTTGATTAAATCGTTGTTGATTTCGCCGTCGTTCTTGATCAGCAGCGATAAGCCTTGAACGTTGTAGCGGTGCCACCTTGAAAAggcttttatagttttagggatTTAGGGAATTGAGAATAGAAAGATGAAAGTTTCAGAATTAGCGCGATAGCTTCCCgctttgttttactttttaaatttttatttaattttttttaaagataaaaGTATGTGATTTTTATTAgccacaaaaataattttgtggCAAATTTCGTGGCATAAGTGTATGTTTGCCACGAATATATTTTTCCCGTGGCATAAATTTTGTTGTTATTCATAGTTTATTACTAAATGTTATTTTTCCCGTGGCAAGATGTAAAATTGCAACAAATTTAAAATTCCCGTGGCATAATCCGTTGCACAAGTGATGATTTTTAATAGtgttaatctgtgctttatacatgtttcctggctttggggattgttccgcacatgttatatgtatttaactgtattcccctacaataaCTACCAATATGGGCAAGGTAGTGGAGTTTCTAGTGGGGGCTATCCATTGAATTCGGGAAACCAATATGGCAATTCCCAATATCCTCCACGTACCTGTCCAATAGGCAAAACCCGCAAAGCTCTGCGAAAGGTCGCCAATGACAAATtgctgcgcaccgctcctatccaagaggcagcatacgaaTAAGCCACAACCCTAGTACGAGCTGGAGCCAAGGTCAGAAAATGCTCGTACGCCCAGATCTTAAAAAAAAAGCATCAGCCAAATCCTATGTGTACAAgattcaagatacaaacatgcaagtacaaaaacaaaatataaggagtcccaaatacctccagcacgctccacaaagCAGCAACACTCGCCTTGCTCACCGGTGCAGTCCGAGAGGTGttcttcatttcatacaaaaggtggttgTGTGCGAGACCACCCCAGTTAATGTCGAAAATAGCCCTCAAGTCACTCAAAGCCCCTAGGAAGCCAACCAGCACCCGGCTActcctgctcggggccatcaaTCTACTCACGAGGGCCAGGAGGAAGAGctgaaccctctgctccgcaggTATGTCCGTGCTACAGATCCCAGCCATAATCACCGTCATAGGAGCACGAGTGTCATCCGTAatcaaatcaacaacagggccaatcAATTCCCTGACACCATCCGAATGCCATGTCAACTTGGAGTTCAAAGTCACCTCCCTCTCAGAAAAGGGGAGGCCtgtgatcatagcaaactcgaaAGGGGTAATGGGGATGTCCCCCCAGACCATATGAAAAGTGTttgtggtatcccaccaccgctccagcagGGCCTGTAGTCGGGCTTTGATGCCTGTCCTGCCTTGAGCGTCTCCCAAAGCATTCCAGAAATTAACCAGACCCGTCTGCATCCAGATCGCTCGAGCCTCCACATCAGCATAGACAGTCGGGAAAACAGTACGAAAATCCCTCAAAGACCAAAATGTGCGTGTCGGCTCCCCGTCAGCCTACAAATGGGTGGATCAATTCGAGGTCAATACAAATTCAAGAGACAaatcaaaacacagtacaagactcaccaagccagcgtGTGGCCGCTGGGACAGATGAAACTCTGGTCTAAATACAAGATCCGAAGGCCGCCAACCAGTGTCGTCGAAGGTAGGTATTGTCCGTGGTACCATGCCTGGCCCCGACACATTCGTTGTCGCCGCTTcgtcatccgaagcatcctccatagATGCTCGAACTGTCGAACGTTTGGCGAGCTTCCTCCGGGTATGACAAGGCATGCTAAATCATTCGAAATACAAAAAATCAACATTCAAGCCTaggggctatcttatactagcccgtacaaatTAAGATCAAAGTTCGGAAAGTCCCCAATTGCCGTACAAGTTTAGCTAGGGACCTCTACTTCAAAAgagaattctacaccaacgcttaggctatccatgccaaagcaggtatacaagttttacaccaacgcctaggctatccatgccgaagcaggtatacaagctctacaccaacgcctaagctatccatgccgaagccaatattcaaaaattcTACAAACAACATCTAGGCCATCCTAGCCTACTCTCCTACAAGACCCAACAAGATCACCAGTGGGGTcactatctacaaataccaagtacaaaattcaaggaaaagttcaaaattctacaagttccaatagtACAAAATCCTACAGGTT contains:
- the LOC130461966 gene encoding uncharacterized protein, translating into MIEDVMEDNFDQDGLTGRDGPDDAPLDEIEGALVNMDVDLDNPETVTKSKKSRGTFYCRKLTLLPPGKKINVEFDEDGNSIGPESSLFSFYLGQQVQNHSVCHVQVKLWEDFKLETLDHLWTCILEKCSFDDPEFRKENVMKHARRLFRDSRHKWKRKFFNDPTLKTKEERLKNKPPNMTKVDWKYLIELWSDSKFQEKSEKAKKSRSFQKMPHYNGTQSFARLKQDIMEQNDGKCTRLDVMVESRKRKSKSKKRVNVATLANNVHAVDELTKLKEQREQGIHKKTDEQIFQ